The following proteins are co-located in the Sporolactobacillus pectinivorans genome:
- a CDS encoding G1 family glutamic endopeptidase yields MRKIALAILSAVSIFIVAPSFQSDAQSIQPRPIYLSARKVALRGHETKVTAHVIANRKTTKTAKVTKISRAVSHVQAKTSQVTKSQSQTHNNQAVPPLQLPSGTQESSNWSGYAVTPASGSSAYTSITGSWIVPKASGSSASVSSQWIGLGGMGSSDLLQMGTVEQFQGNHEIATLFWEQLPAVSQNLVTVPVGSKIMTKIFDRNGSEWSLNFKVIEPNGHILTPSVSVNLDSGYASGIGTSAEWISEDPSDQNGNLYPLADTGVVAFTNAESNEAPINSSNNQVQPIALVNSIGSVLIAPSTIYSEGTAFSTTEIGYQSLYSRNGWHRYGFRSTGHDFRGGRHNFHTNGFRY; encoded by the coding sequence GTGAGAAAAATTGCTCTAGCAATTCTTTCAGCGGTATCTATTTTCATCGTTGCACCTAGTTTTCAATCGGATGCTCAGTCAATTCAGCCTAGACCTATCTATTTGTCTGCTCGTAAAGTGGCGTTACGTGGACATGAAACTAAGGTGACTGCACATGTAATTGCAAATAGGAAAACTACTAAAACTGCTAAAGTTACTAAGATTTCTAGAGCTGTTTCACACGTACAAGCTAAGACAAGCCAAGTTACCAAGTCTCAATCACAAACACATAATAATCAAGCAGTTCCTCCGCTTCAATTACCAAGTGGAACGCAAGAATCATCAAATTGGTCTGGATACGCAGTAACCCCAGCGTCAGGTTCTTCGGCATATACAAGTATAACGGGTAGCTGGATCGTACCCAAAGCTTCCGGTAGTTCAGCGTCGGTCAGCTCTCAATGGATTGGATTAGGCGGTATGGGTTCGAGTGATCTCCTTCAGATGGGAACCGTTGAACAGTTTCAGGGGAACCACGAAATTGCCACTCTATTTTGGGAACAACTACCTGCAGTCTCTCAGAATTTAGTAACGGTACCCGTAGGTTCGAAAATCATGACCAAGATTTTTGATCGGAATGGTTCAGAATGGTCTCTGAACTTTAAAGTGATCGAACCCAACGGTCACATTTTGACCCCAAGTGTTTCGGTCAACCTGGACAGTGGCTACGCTTCCGGAATTGGGACTTCAGCGGAATGGATTAGCGAGGATCCATCTGATCAAAATGGTAATTTGTACCCCTTAGCAGATACCGGAGTTGTGGCATTCACTAATGCAGAATCTAATGAAGCGCCTATAAATTCGAGTAACAACCAAGTTCAGCCCATTGCATTGGTCAATTCAATAGGCAGTGTACTAATCGCCCCCTCAACGATATATTCAGAAGGGACGGCGTTCTCTACAACAGAGATTGGCTATCAATCTCTGTATTCGAGAAATGGTTGGCATCGATACGGTTTCCGCAGTACTGGGCACGACTTCCGTGGAGGTCGACATAACTTTCATACAAATGGATTCAGATATTAA
- the comGC gene encoding competence type IV pilus major pilin ComGC, giving the protein MFKTFRRLILASERAFTLIEMMIVLMIISILLLIAVPNMIKSQSVVQDKSTEATVKMVQSQIAAYQMDHDGELPPSLDVLVQQDYVDNIKTSEGRALIYDTATGKVHAP; this is encoded by the coding sequence ATGTTTAAAACCTTTCGCAGATTGATTCTCGCCTCTGAAAGAGCTTTCACCCTCATTGAAATGATGATCGTCCTGATGATCATATCTATTCTTCTGCTGATTGCCGTCCCCAATATGATCAAATCGCAGTCTGTCGTTCAGGACAAAAGCACGGAAGCGACCGTTAAGATGGTGCAAAGCCAGATTGCCGCCTATCAGATGGATCATGATGGCGAACTTCCGCCTTCTCTCGACGTTCTTGTTCAACAGGACTATGTCGATAATATTAAAACGTCTGAAGGCCGTGCTTTGATTTATGATACGGCAACAGGAAAAGTCCATGCGCCTTAA
- the comGD gene encoding competence type IV pilus minor pilin ComGD, whose product MRLKLRSDRGFTLIELLIVVAIACIIAPISFLSLSHTADEQKMRHFAEEIRETISDTQMEAVLKSAPFKIVFNTQNGYYQVISASQVTTRTMDARIKVFSNVNTQSIMINAAGKFLQPGTYTFFMGAIKYQLVLQLGQGRFRIVMAAVI is encoded by the coding sequence ATGCGCCTTAAACTTCGTAGCGATAGGGGGTTTACACTTATCGAACTGCTGATCGTTGTGGCCATTGCCTGCATCATCGCCCCTATCTCTTTCCTTTCCTTATCACATACTGCCGATGAACAAAAAATGAGACATTTTGCCGAGGAAATCAGGGAAACAATCAGCGATACACAGATGGAGGCCGTTCTCAAATCAGCACCATTCAAGATAGTTTTCAATACTCAGAATGGCTACTATCAGGTGATCAGTGCCAGCCAGGTGACTACGAGAACAATGGACGCGCGCATCAAAGTCTTCAGCAATGTGAATACTCAATCCATCATGATCAATGCGGCCGGAAAATTTCTTCAGCCGGGTACTTATACCTTTTTTATGGGAGCAATTAAGTATCAATTGGTTTTGCAGCTCGGTCAGGGGAGGTTCCGCATTGTAATGGCAGCCGTTATCTAA